One genomic window of Pseudomonas chlororaphis subsp. piscium includes the following:
- a CDS encoding DUF6162 family protein produces MSTSTPQVVRPAGAGHETLYVLLLCLLILGVAGSVVLWRGETREVASVDSHQLDARRDLTAGEQGLYADLRVTLDEIRLLREEAQALPTPEQLAEEGFAPFAQDASSVSRGGHVWQLRQQAYVGLSQDNAVAGSLLMRIAADPSAAPDIWLNRGPSLAAPDDLSDAALASAGWQQVVAQFDAGVTRQHRH; encoded by the coding sequence ATGAGCACCTCCACCCCCCAAGTCGTGCGCCCGGCCGGCGCCGGCCATGAAACCCTCTACGTCCTGCTGCTGTGCCTGCTGATCCTCGGCGTGGCCGGCTCCGTGGTGCTCTGGCGCGGCGAAACCCGAGAAGTGGCGAGCGTCGACAGCCATCAACTGGACGCCCGCCGCGACCTCACCGCCGGCGAACAGGGCCTGTACGCCGACCTGCGGGTGACCCTCGACGAAATCCGCCTGCTACGCGAAGAAGCCCAGGCCCTGCCGACGCCCGAGCAACTGGCCGAGGAAGGCTTCGCGCCCTTCGCCCAGGACGCCAGCTCGGTGAGCCGTGGCGGGCATGTCTGGCAACTGCGGCAACAGGCCTATGTCGGCCTCAGCCAGGACAACGCAGTGGCCGGTTCATTGCTGATGCGTATCGCTGCCGACCCGAGCGCCGCCCCGGACATCTGGCTCAATCGCGGCCCGTCCCTCGCCGCCCCCGACGACCTCAGCGACGCCGCCCTGGCCAGTGCCGGCTGGCAGCAGGTGGTCGCGCAATTCGATGCCGGAGTGACCCGCCAGCATCGCCACTGA
- a CDS encoding metal ABC transporter substrate-binding protein, giving the protein MPISSQRRPFLRVLLVSLFALLLSPLATADQAKRLRIGITLHPYYSYVANIVGDKADVVPLIPAGFNPHAYEPRAEDIKRIGTLDVIVLNGVGHDDFADRMIEASERPDIPVIEANQNVPLLAATGIAARGAGKVVNPHTFLSISASIAQVNNIARELGKMDPANAKAYTQNARAYGKRLRQMRADALAKLTKAPNADLRVATVHAAYDYLLREFGLEVTAVVEPAHGIEPSPSQLKKTIDQLRELDVKVIFSEMDFPSTYVDTIQRESGVKLYPLSHISYGDYSAEKYEKEMAGNLDTVVRAIQEAGA; this is encoded by the coding sequence ATGCCTATTTCATCTCAACGCCGCCCGTTCCTGCGGGTGCTGCTGGTCAGCCTGTTCGCCCTGTTGCTCAGCCCTCTCGCCACGGCCGACCAGGCCAAGCGCCTGCGTATCGGCATCACCCTGCATCCCTACTACAGCTACGTGGCCAACATCGTCGGCGACAAGGCCGACGTCGTGCCGCTGATTCCCGCCGGCTTCAACCCTCACGCCTATGAACCGCGCGCCGAAGACATCAAGCGCATCGGCACCCTGGACGTGATCGTGCTCAACGGCGTCGGCCACGACGACTTCGCCGACCGCATGATCGAGGCCAGCGAGCGCCCGGACATCCCGGTGATCGAGGCCAACCAGAACGTGCCGCTGCTGGCCGCCACCGGCATCGCCGCGCGCGGCGCCGGCAAGGTGGTCAACCCGCACACCTTCCTGTCCATCAGCGCCTCCATCGCCCAGGTCAACAACATCGCCCGCGAGCTGGGCAAGATGGACCCAGCCAACGCCAAGGCCTACACCCAGAACGCCCGCGCCTACGGCAAGCGCCTGCGGCAGATGCGCGCCGACGCCCTGGCCAAGCTGACCAAGGCGCCCAACGCCGACCTGCGGGTGGCCACGGTGCACGCCGCCTACGATTACCTGCTGCGCGAATTCGGCCTGGAAGTCACCGCCGTGGTCGAACCGGCCCACGGCATCGAGCCCAGCCCGAGCCAGTTGAAAAAGACCATCGACCAGCTGCGTGAACTGGACGTCAAGGTGATCTTCTCCGAGATGGACTTCCCCTCCACCTACGTCGACACCATCCAGCGCGAGTCCGGGGTAAAGCTGTACCCGCTGTCGCACATTTCCTATGGCGACTACAGCGCCGAGAAGTACGAGAAGGAAATGGCCGGCAACCTCGACACCGTGGTCCGGGCGATCCAGGAGGCCGGCGCATGA
- a CDS encoding metal ABC transporter ATP-binding protein, producing the protein MTALHSLARGPSIEFDQVSLTLGRTTILDNVSFKVQPGTLHALVGPNGGGKSSLIKTLLGQMPHQGQLSLQWPGEPGVIGYVPQALEFDRGLPMTVDDFMAAMCQRRPAFLGLSRHYAKAIGEALERVGMQDKRKRRMGALSGGERQRVLLAQGLIPAPQLLVLDEPMSALDEAGIQVFERLLGDWRQAGITLLWIEHDLEAVGRLADRVTGLHRRVLFDAHPQQALTPERLLTLFSTHPRSADVVSGSVA; encoded by the coding sequence ATGACCGCCCTGCACAGCCTGGCCCGCGGCCCGTCCATCGAGTTCGACCAGGTCAGCCTGACCCTGGGCCGCACCACCATCCTCGACAACGTCAGCTTCAAGGTGCAGCCCGGCACCCTGCATGCCCTGGTCGGCCCCAACGGTGGCGGCAAGAGCTCGCTGATCAAGACCCTGCTCGGGCAGATGCCCCACCAGGGCCAGTTGAGCCTGCAATGGCCGGGCGAACCGGGGGTGATCGGTTACGTGCCGCAAGCCCTGGAATTCGATCGCGGCCTGCCGATGACCGTCGACGACTTCATGGCCGCCATGTGCCAGCGCCGCCCGGCTTTCCTCGGCCTCAGCCGGCATTACGCCAAGGCCATAGGCGAGGCCCTGGAACGGGTCGGCATGCAGGACAAGCGCAAGCGGCGCATGGGCGCCCTGTCCGGTGGCGAACGCCAGCGGGTGCTGCTGGCCCAGGGGTTGATCCCGGCGCCGCAACTGCTGGTGCTGGACGAACCGATGTCGGCCCTCGACGAGGCCGGCATCCAGGTCTTCGAGCGCCTGCTCGGCGACTGGCGCCAGGCCGGCATCACCCTGCTGTGGATCGAACACGACCTGGAAGCGGTCGGCCGCCTGGCGGACCGGGTCACCGGCCTGCATCGCCGGGTTCTGTTCGACGCTCACCCGCAACAGGCGCTGACCCCGGAACGCCTGCTGACGCTGTTTTCCACCCACCCGCGCAGCGCGGACGTCGTCAGCGGGAGTGTTGCCTGA